A single genomic interval of Paenibacillus sp. J23TS9 harbors:
- a CDS encoding TadE family protein: MKFFQINRLIKNTGGSFTVEASLVLPIVLLVTITLMFFCLYIYQQSFLHQTASAVAERSAYSWDNSHKEAATGAVAKGQYDSLYWRLSDDGMLGILFGWSGLTDKKQTVALPEAEVGGGTLPIIKMSKSGSMVPAEMKGEISYQNTILQRKVTVNLTRLLSLPPLNVMLEGGSNVDTHANSIVVEPVEFIRTVDLMRYYGSKFKGSGEDGKTDQGSAKQVLEKFKSSGR; encoded by the coding sequence ATGAAGTTTTTTCAGATTAATCGCTTAATAAAAAACACCGGGGGGAGCTTCACCGTCGAAGCTTCCCTCGTACTTCCCATCGTCCTGCTTGTCACGATCACTTTGATGTTTTTTTGCTTGTATATTTATCAACAGAGCTTTCTGCATCAGACAGCTTCAGCCGTTGCCGAACGCTCCGCATACAGCTGGGACAACAGCCATAAGGAAGCAGCCACCGGCGCAGTAGCCAAAGGCCAATACGATTCGTTGTACTGGAGGCTGAGTGATGACGGTATGCTTGGCATATTGTTTGGCTGGAGCGGCTTAACGGATAAAAAGCAGACGGTGGCATTGCCGGAAGCTGAAGTTGGAGGGGGTACGCTTCCTATCATTAAAATGAGTAAGTCCGGAAGCATGGTTCCTGCGGAAATGAAAGGTGAAATCAGCTATCAGAATACGATTCTACAGCGAAAGGTCACGGTGAATCTAACCCGCCTGCTTTCCCTGCCGCCGCTGAATGTCATGCTGGAGGGCGGTTCGAATGTGGATACCCATGCCAATTCCATTGTAGTGGAGCCTGTGGAGTTTATCCGGACGGTGGATTTGATGCGATATTACGGTTCGAAATTTAAAGGCTCCGGAGAAGACGGAAAAACCGATCAGGGCAGCGCCAAACAGGTACTGGAAAAATTCAAGTCTTCAGGCAGGTAG
- a CDS encoding Flp1 family type IVb pilin: protein MLTMAWGKAKAFWKQEDGLGMLEMILIIAVIIIIALLFRKELLRIVERLLNKVDKKSDEVFSD from the coding sequence ATGTTGACGATGGCTTGGGGCAAGGCAAAGGCTTTTTGGAAGCAGGAAGACGGGCTGGGGATGCTGGAAATGATTTTGATTATTGCAGTTATCATTATCATTGCTTTGTTGTTCAGGAAGGAGCTTCTTCGGATTGTTGAAAGATTACTGAATAAGGTGGATAAAAAGAGCGATGAAGTTTTTTCAGATTAA
- a CDS encoding type II secretion system F family protein codes for MKLLAALVLVLLAGGWVVLNQIGGAKYRSIAKLQMEGLRLKSLVPPMLYILDRFKVTSRFPLFFFKIQRSVQKLNGQRQSAEKTLLYVGEMMCYSWLLLMMGCLLTLAMGETTGLVIGVTLGILLPAAMIKDMHSKVQKRDHDILIELPELLNKIILLVGAGETVQKAISHCVERKKQEKNHPLYRELIKMTDDLEGGYSFQQSFENFSKRCAVQEVSIFMTTVLLNFRRGGNDFVMALTDLSRVLWEKRKAITRTRGEQASSKLIFPMVVIFVIVIVLVGTPAFMMMNM; via the coding sequence ATGAAGCTGTTGGCTGCCTTGGTACTGGTTCTGCTGGCGGGAGGTTGGGTGGTGCTGAACCAGATTGGCGGCGCAAAATACCGGAGTATTGCCAAGCTTCAAATGGAAGGACTCAGGCTTAAATCGCTGGTTCCTCCTATGCTGTATATTCTTGACCGGTTTAAGGTCACATCCCGGTTTCCGTTGTTCTTCTTCAAGATCCAGCGCTCGGTGCAAAAACTGAACGGACAGCGTCAAAGCGCTGAAAAAACACTTTTATACGTCGGCGAAATGATGTGCTACAGCTGGCTTTTGCTCATGATGGGGTGTCTGTTGACGTTGGCTATGGGAGAGACCACCGGGCTGGTGATTGGCGTTACTTTAGGTATACTGCTGCCTGCAGCCATGATCAAGGATATGCACAGCAAGGTGCAGAAGCGGGATCACGACATCCTGATAGAGCTGCCTGAGCTGCTGAACAAAATTATCCTTCTGGTTGGAGCTGGCGAGACGGTCCAGAAAGCGATCAGCCACTGCGTGGAACGAAAGAAGCAGGAGAAGAACCATCCGCTGTATCGTGAGCTGATCAAGATGACGGATGATCTGGAAGGCGGATATTCTTTTCAGCAGTCATTCGAGAACTTTAGCAAGCGCTGCGCGGTTCAGGAGGTATCGATATTTATGACGACCGTGCTGCTCAATTTCAGGCGGGGCGGTAATGACTTTGTCATGGCTTTAACCGATTTGTCCCGGGTGCTTTGGGAGAAACGGAAGGCAATTACGCGTACACGGGGAGAACAGGCATCTTCCAAGCTGATCTTTCCGATGGTTGTCATCTTTGTAATTGTCATTGTGCTTGTAGGAACACCCGCATTTATGATGATGAATATGTAG